The Fictibacillus phosphorivorans genomic sequence AATCCCCAATGAAAGAAGCTATATCGAAGCGCTGCTTGAGCAGAGGCAGCATTTCCACCTTCTCCTGATGGTGGCGTATAAAAGTGGCTGATTGGTTCAGCTACACCCCAAAAGACAAGGCCTATACCCATACCAGCACTAAACAGCATAGCAAACCATGTAATTGTTGAGTACTCAGGCTTATCATCAGGTTCTCCAAGTTTGATTTTTCCGTACTTACTAAAAGCTAGATAAAGCACAAAAATTAAGAAGCTCGTTGCTGAAAGCAGGTAGAACCAGCCAAATTTCTCTTGCAAGAAATTTTGAATGACGGTTGCCTTAGCTTGGAATTCGGTAGGAAATAAACTTCCTATGATAACAAAAACGACAGAAATTATTAACGAAACGATAAAAACAATGTTCGGTTGTTTTTTCATCTCTTCACATCCTTTCATGATATGTATTCTTTTTATTTTTCCCTAAGGGCCCGAAAGTTTACATTGTAGTAAAAATAAAATAGGAAGTCCAATCATATGATTGAACTTCCTATTCAAAAAACTCTTTATTCACCTTACTTTTTAGGATAATAATACATCACTCTGCCATTAAAAAGGTGAAGTTCACCTTTTAATTTTGAAGCGATAAACTTACAGAATTCATTGGCTTTACCTTTATCACCATGAGTGGAAATGTCCGTAAGTGTAAATTGTATGTAATGTTGTTCATTGTCCGTATCAACTTCTTTTCCGATACCAACTAAAATATATTTATTTTTTCTTTGATCTAAACCTTTTAAATAAAACCATTTTCCTTTAGCTTCTTCCTTTTCTTCGATCGTGTAAGGAAAGGCTGCTTCAGCATATTCCCATGATAATTGTTCACCAGTTTTAGTTGTGATGGAACGGTAATACAGCAGAAGGTCTTTTAGTTCATCTATTGTGATCACTTGTTGTATAGATGCGGGAACAAGCTTAACATAGGCGCTTTGAGACATGTAATCCACTCCAATTTGTAATTTTTATAGTCAACTACACATATGAATAGTATATCATATTTTAAGAAGATTTTGACAAATTGAGTTTGAAACTTCTTAAATAAGGGAATTACTCTTACATTCAATGACATTTCAATTAGTATAACTTATTTATTTCCAGTAAAAAGACGACCCGATCGATGAACGAGGTAATCATACGAGGAGGGGTAATATGGAATGGTTTGAAAAATTGTACGACGAGAGTGAGTCCGTAAATGTCAGGTTTGTAGGATTTACAACAGATACTGTCAGGTATGATTTTGGCATTGTTTATACGAATATGTTTTTTGGTAAGCCGTTAGTCGTATGCATGCAAACAGGAAGATCAGCGTTATTAGATTCAAATGATATGAGAAATCTTGAATACATCAAGCAGGTGTTTCATATAAAAACACTTAAAGAAGCTGAAGATCTAGCGCTTTTCTTTGAGGAAGCAGTACCAAATATTCAAACAATCGAACAATACGATTAAATAACATATTTTTTTAATGTGTTATACTAAATGTGTTGACAAATTAAATGTGACATAATAATATAAGGATATAAACGTAAGCGCTTTCAAAATGTGAAGGGAGATGGGACGGATGGGAGTAATCATTTGCCAAACGTGTGAAACAACAATTGAGCATTTTGAAGAGGAAAAAGTGACCACTTTATATTCAAACACATGCCCGCATTGCCATGAGCAAACGAACTTAGATAAGTAAGAAAAAAAGAAGACCTCCTAAGGTCTTCTTTTTTATGGCTGATTATCGAATAGCAACTTGTTCTTGGATAACCTTCAAGTATTTTAAATCTGCATTCTCAGGGCCTTGAACAGGGAGACCTGCTTCAAGGTTTTCTTTTATATAATCCAAATTTTCTTTCGTGATGATTTCTCCAGGGATGAAGATCGGAATTCCTGGTGGATAGACCATTACGAATTCTGCGATGATTCTACCTGCAGATTCTTCGAACGGTACACTTTCTGTATTCGCGTAAAATGCATCACGAGGTGAAAGTGCAAGCACAGGTATATCAGGGACATGTACAGGAAGTGCCTTGATCTCCTCATTCTTTGAATGACTTAACTCATCGGAAAGTTGAGTTAACGCTTTAACGAGGATCATCGTATCTTTTTCATGGTCAGCTGTTGTGATCAAACATAATATGTTGTACAGATCAGACAACTCTACCTCAATATTGAAGTTCTGACGCAGCCATGTTTCAGCTTCATATCCTGTAATACCGAGATCCTTTACTGAGATTAAGAGCTTAGATGGGTCATAATCAAATGTAGCTGAAGTGCCGAGTTTTTCTTCACCTACACAGTATAGATTAGGAATATCATTGATCTTTGCTCGCGTTTCATTAGCAAGTCGAATTGTTTTTTCAATCAGTGTATACCCTTCAGTAGCGAGACGACGACGAGCAGCATCCAATGACGCAAGAAGGATATAGGATGTTGATGT encodes the following:
- a CDS encoding DUF1885 family protein encodes the protein MSQSAYVKLVPASIQQVITIDELKDLLLYYRSITTKTGEQLSWEYAEAAFPYTIEEKEEAKGKWFYLKGLDQRKNKYILVGIGKEVDTDNEQHYIQFTLTDISTHGDKGKANEFCKFIASKLKGELHLFNGRVMYYYPKK
- a CDS encoding DUF3055 domain-containing protein, coding for MEWFEKLYDESESVNVRFVGFTTDTVRYDFGIVYTNMFFGKPLVVCMQTGRSALLDSNDMRNLEYIKQVFHIKTLKEAEDLALFFEEAVPNIQTIEQYD
- a CDS encoding GapA-binding peptide SR1P, which encodes MGVIICQTCETTIEHFEEEKVTTLYSNTCPHCHEQTNLDK